The Pseudomonas sp. IAC-BECa141 genome contains the following window.
CCGCGTGCGGCCGAGTGCCACGGTACAGCACCACGGCCCATTGCAGAAACCTCGCGCCCAGACCGAGCGCACAGATCAGGTACAGCAGGCCGCTCATGTGGATCACATATGGCAGCAGGCTTACCGCCAGCAGGGCGAAGGTGTACAGCAGAATGTGCACCTTGGTGTAGTGCTCGCCGTGGGTGACCGGCAACATTGGAATGTCGGCCTTGGCGTATTCCTCCTTGCGGTGGATGGCCAGCGCCCAGAAGTGCGGCGGGGTCCAGGCGAAGATGATCAGCACCAGCAGCAACGGTTCGGCACCGATGTGGCCGGTGGCAGCGGTCCAGCCGAGCAGCGGCGGGGCGGCACCGGCGAGGCCGCCGATGACGATGTTCTGCGGCGTCGCGCGTTTGAGGAAACCGGTGTAGATCACCGCGTAGCCGAGCAGCGAGGCCAGGGTCAGCCACGCGGTCAACGGATTGGTGAAGGTCAGTAGCAAGGCCTGACCGAGCAACGCCAGCACCAGCGCAAAGGTCAGTGCCGCGGTGGGCGAAACCCTGCCTTCTGCCAACGGGCGTTTATGGGTGCGCGCCATGACGGCATCGATGCGCCGATCCACCACATGATTGACCGCCGCCGCGCCCCCGGCACACAACGCGATCCCCAGGTTGCCGAACACCAGCACCGTCCACGGCACCCCGGCGCGGGTCGCGAGGAACATGCCCACCAGTGAGGTGATCAGCATCAGCACCACGACTTTCGGTTTGGTCAGCTCCAGGTAATCGCGCCACAGCGCCTGCGCCGGACGTTCGCCGATCAGAATCGCCATGGCGTCTCTCCTTTAATAGTGATGGGCGCCGCCGAGTGTTTGCGCGGGCTCAGGCGCCAGCGCGCGATCATCGGCTGCTTGACCCGAACCAGGCTGGTCCGCGCGTGATAGTTGACCAGCACCATCGTCAGCAGCAACGCTGCACCGCCGGCGTTATGCGCCACGGCCACCGGCAGCGGCAGATGGAACAGCACGTTGCTGATGCCGAGGGTGATCTGCGCGGCGAGGGCGATCAGTACCAGCCCGGCCAGTCGCGTCATGCCGACCACTTTCAGCTGCCAGGCCAGACCGAGCAGCACGACTGTCACCAGCAACGCGCCGATGCGGTGGGTCAGGTGAATCGCCGTGCGTGCATCGCTGTCGAGTTGCCCGCCGAGGTAATTGGGGCCGATGTGTTGGGTCAGGTGAAAGCCGTTGGCGAAATCCGCCGGCGGCAGCCATTGGCCGTGACAGGTCGGGAAGTCGATGCAGGCCACTGCCGCGTAGTTGGAACTGACCCAGCCACCGAGGGCGATCTGGCCGATCACCAATAACAGTCCGGCGGTAGCCCAGTATTGCAAACGCTTGGGCACGGTCAGCGCCGGCAGCACACCGGACAGTCTAAAGGTCAGCAGAAACAGCAGGCTCAAGGTCGCGAACCCGCCGAGCAAATGCCCGGTCACCACCTGCGGCCAGAGCTTGAGCGTCACCGTCCACATGCCGAACGCCGCCTGGGCGAACACCACCGCCAGCAGAAACAGCGGCAGTTTCAGCGGTTGTCCCGGATGACGACGATTGACCCACGCCCGCCCGGCCAGAATCGAGATCAACATGCCGAGGGTGCCGGCGAAGTAGCGGTGGATCATCTCGTTCCAGCCCTTGTGCGCCTCCACCGGTGAGTCGGGGTAATGCAGTTCGGCATGGGCCAGTTGGGCTTGGCTCTTCGGCACGCTGATGAAGCCGTAGCAGCCCGGCCAGTCAGGGCAGCCGAGGCCGGCATGAGTCAGGCGGGTGTAGGCGCCGAGCAGCACCACGATCAGTGCCAGCAGCGTGGCAAACAGCGCGAGGCGAAATCCAGGTTTGGCCATGACGATGCCCTTATCCGATGTTCGACAGTTTCAGCAGGTGGCGCAGGTCGTTGAGCAGATCCTTGCCTTTGACGCTCGGGTCGTAGCGCAGCACGAGGTTGCCGTGGGGGTCGATGATCCACAGTTGCGGCGTGGCCTTGTCGCCCGTGGCCTTGCTGAAAGTCGCTGCGTCCAGCGGGTAACGTTGCAGCTGCGGGTATTCGCGGGTCAGCTTGGCTTCATAGTCGGCGCCCAGCGGTTGCGCAGCAGCGAGTGCATGGCTGGCGCGCCCGGCTTCGCGGCCCAGGCCGATCTGGATCTGGCGCGCCAGGTACACCAGTTGCTGACAGTCCACCGCGCAATCCTTCGGCGCGGTGACCAGCATCTGCCAGCGCGTTTCGTCGGACTGGATGCCGAGGTCGGCGCGGGTCTGGCCGTTGCCGATCAGTTCGCCGTGATAGCTGCGACCTTCCGGCACCCAGAACTGCAGCTTGTACATGCCGGTGGCGAGGATCATCGGACCGACCACACCGAGCACGATCAGCAGCAGCTGGATGCGTCCGCGACGGCGACTGGCCGGGGCTTTCGTTTCAGACATGCTGGGTGGATTCATGGCCGCTCCCATGGTGTTTCTCCTTTGCGTTGTGCCAGCCGAGATAGAGGTAGAGACCGAGCAGGGCGGTGGCCATGGCGAACCACTGCACGGCGTAACCAAGGTGTTTTTCCGGGCCCATTGCGACCACCGGCCAGTCAGCCTGATAGCTGGCCGGGCCGGGTTCGGCACGTAATTCGTAGGCGAAGCCGTCGCGTTCGAGGGTTTTCCACAGCTTGGCGGGCTCGATGGCGGTGACGGTTTGCGGCCAGGTGCTGCTGACCGGATCGGCATGCAGCTGGAAGGTGGCGCCGGGGGCGACATACACCCAGGCATCGACATTCACGGCGTCAGCCGGCGTGTTGAATTGCGGGGCCGTGCGCCGGTCCGGCCACGGCAACCAGCCGCGATTGACCAGCAGCCACTGGCCGCTGCGTTGATCCTGGAACGGTTGCAGCAGTTCGACGCCGACCTTGCCGTTGCGCTGACGGTTATCCAGCAACAGGCTGTGGGCGGCATCGAACTGGCCGTGCAGATGCACCCGGCGAAAGGCCGGATCAGCGCTGTGCAGCAACTCGGTGCTGGCCATCGGTTCGGCGGCGCGGCGTTCGGCGTAGCTGGCGAGCAGGGCGGTTTTTTCCGCGCCCCGGCCCAGTTGCCAGAAGCCCAGCGAAACCAGCAACGGCAGCAGCAGGCCGACCACCAGTGTCGGCACGACGCCCGGCCGGAAGCGCTTCATGGTTGCGCCGGAAAATCAGTGAATGCGATCGCTATACTCAAGTGCATCGCTTGTTCCCCCGGAGTTCTTCCCATGCTCAAAGCAGCCATCGTCCTGATGCTGATTGCCACGGTGCTCAGCCTGTTCAGCGGCCTGTTTTTCCTGGTCAAGGACGACAGCAGCTCGAATCGCCTGGTGATCGCCTTGAGTGTTCGGGTGACGTTGGCCGCCGTCACCGTCGGCCTGATCGCCTGGGGTTTCTACAGCGGCCAACTGGTGTCGCACGCGCCTTGGTAGGTTGATCCTCAGAGCACGTAAACGAAGATGAACAAGCCGATCCACACCACATCGACGAAGTGCCAGTACCAGCTCGCTGCTTCAAAGCCGAACTGATGTTCGTTGTCGAAGTGGCCCTTCATGATGCGCATCAGCATCACGAACAGAATGATCGTGCCGATGGTCACGTGGGCGCCGTGGAAACCGGTGAGCATGAAGAACGTCGCGCCGTAGATGCCCGAGCCGAGCGTCAGCCCCAGTTCGTGGTAGGCGTGGATGTATTCCTCGGCCTGGAAGCCGAGGAACGCGCAACCCAGCAGCACGGTGATCGCCAGCCACAGTTTCAGCGCGCCGCGATGACCTTTCTTCAGCGCGTGGTGGGCGATGGTGATGGTCACGCTGGAGCTCACCAGCAGAATGGTGTTGATCAGCGGCAGGCCCCAGGGGCTGATGACTTCCTTGGGCGGCGGGAACAGTTTCGGATCCGGCGTGTGCAGCAGCGGCCAGGTGAACTGGAAGTTCGGCCAGAGCATGTGGGCGATGCCTTTGGTGCCTTCGCCGCCCAGTGCCGGGCCGGAGACGTGCCGCACATAGAACAGCGCGCCGAAGAAGGCGATGAAGAACATCACCTCGGAGAAGATGAACCAGCTCATGCCCCAGCGGAACGAGCGGTCCAGCTGCGGGCTGTACAACCCCGCTCGGCTTTCCTTGATCACCGCGCCGAACCAGCCGAACAGCATGTACGCCAGCAATAGCCCACCGACGAAAAAGATCAGCGGGCCGTGGGATTCCGGACGCGCTGCCTTCAGATCGTTGAACCAGGTCGCCAGACCGTACACGGTGACGAACATCCCCACCGTGGCCACGATCGGCCACTTGCTCTGGGCCGGGACGTAATAGTGCTCATGAGTTGCCATTTATTGTTCTCCTTATCGGGCACGCTTAACCGCCAGTGTTTGCAGCCACCGGAGGATGTCGGGCGGTGATATCGAACAGCGTGTAGGACAGCGTCAGGTGCTTCACGTCCTTGGGCATGTCGCGGTCAACGATGAAACGCACCGGCATCTCGATCTGCTGACCGGGCTGCAGCACCTGCTGGGTAAAACAAAAGCATTCGGTCTTGTGGAAATACGCCGCTGCATTGCTCGGCGCGATGCTCGGCACCGCTTGCGCGCTCATCGGTTTGTCGGTGGGGTTGCGCGCGATGAAGATCATCTCGTTCACCGCGCCGGGGTTGGCTGTGAGTTCGTCATGCTTGGGATAGAAATCCCACGGCATGTCGGCGGTGTTGGTCGACAGAAACTGCACCCGGACCTGCCGCGAAGCATCGACGGTCTGCTCGCCCTCGTACTGCCCGGCGGTCTTGCCGTTGATGCCGAAGGCCTTGCACATCACGTCGTAGATCGGCACCAGGGCAAAACCGAAGACGAACATCGCCACCACCACGCCGAGCAGTCGGGTGACCAGCTTCTTCATCGAAATCGAGTCAGCCATGATCCTTGCCCTCGGCCGAGAACCCTGTGGGAGCCGGCTTGCCAGCGATGCAGCCGACGCGGTGTTTCAGGCAGGCCGTCATCGCGGGCAAGCCCGCTCCCACAGGAGTTTCCACAAGGCAGAAAGTATTCATTTCACTTCCGGCGGCGTGGTGAAGGTGTGATACGGCGCCGGTGACGGCACGCTCCATTCCAGACCTTCGGCGCCATCCCACGGTTTGGCCGGAGCCGGTTCGCCGCCACGGATGGTCTTGATCACGATGAACAGGAAGAAGATCTGCGTGGCGCCGAACATGAACGCGCCGATCGACGAGACCATGTTGAAGTCGGCGAACTGTAGGTTGTAGTCCGGAATCCGCCGGGGCATGCCCGCCAGGCCGACGAAGTGCATCGGGAAAAACGTCAGGTTCATGCCGACAAAGGACAGCCAGAAGTGCAGCTTGCCCAGGGTTTCGTCGTACATGTGGCCGGTCCATTTCGGCAGCCAGTAATAGGCGGAGGCGAAGATCCCGAAGATCGCTCCCGGCACCAGTACGTAGTGGAAGTGCGCCACCACGAAGTAGGTGTCCTGGTACTGGAAGTCCGCCGGCGCGATGGCCAGCATCAGCCCGGAGAAACCGCCGATGGAGAACAGGATCACGAACGCCACGGCGAACAGCATCGGTGTCTCGAAGGTCATCGAACCCTGCCACATGGTGCTGGCCCAGTTGAACACCTTCACCCCGGTCGGCACCGCGATCAGCATCGTCGCGTACATGAAGAACAACTCGCCCACCAGCGGAATGCCCACCACGAACATGTGGTGCGCCCAGACGATGAACGACAGAAACGCGATGCTCGCCGTGGCGTAGACCATCGAGGTGTAGCCGAACAGCGGCTTGCGCGAGAAGGTCGGGATGATCTGGCTGACGGCACCGAAGGCCGGCAGGATCATGATGTACACCTCGGGGTGGCCGAAGAACCAGAACACATGCTGGAACAGCACCGGGTCACCGCCACCGGCGGCACTGAAGAAACTGGTGCCGAAGTGGATGTCCATCAGCATCATCGTCACGCACCCGGCCAGCACCGGCATCACCGCGATCAGCAGGAACGCGGTGATCAGCCAGGTCCAGACGAACAGCGGCATTTTCATCAGCGTCATGCCGGGGGCGCGCAGGTTGAGGATGGTGGCGATCACGTTGATCGCGCCCATGATCGAACTGATCCCCATCAGGTGGATGGCGAAGATGAAGAACGTCACGCTTTCCGGTGCATAGGTGGTGGAAAGCGGGGCATAGAACGTCCAGCCGAAGTTCGGCCCGCCACCGGGGGTGAACAGGGTCGAGACCAGCAGCAGGAACGCGGCCGGCAGCAGCCAGAAGCTGAAGTTGTTCATCCGCGGCAGGGCCATGTCCGGCGCGCCGATCATCAACGGGATCATCCAGTTGGCGAGACCGACGAACGCCGGCATCACCGCACCGAACACCATGACCAGGCCATGCATGGTGGTCATCTGGTTGAAGAACGCCGGCTCGACTATCTGCAGGCCGGGCTGGAACAGCTCGGCGCGGATCACCATGGCGAACGAGCCGCCGAGCAGGAACATGCAGAACGCAAACCACAGGTACAGCGTGCCGATGTCCTTGTGGTTGGTGGTCAGCACCCAGCGCATCAGGCCTTTGGCGGGGCCGTGTGCGTGGTCGTGGTCGGCATGACCGTGGTCATCGATGACAGCGCTCATGGCCGGTCTCCTTCATGTGAGTGGACTGGGCAGGCCGGGGCGCAGGGCTCCGACCGGTTCACGAAGTACGCAATAGACCGGCTCATTTGCTTTCCGCCTGTTTCAGCTCCAGCACTTCTTTTGGCGTGACCATGTCGCCCTTGTTGTTGCCCCAGGCGTTACGTTCGTAGGTCACGACCGCTGCGATATCGACTTCCGAGAGTTGCTTGCCGAACGCCGCCATGGCGGTGCCGGGCTTGCCGTGGAAGACAATGCTCAGGTGCGCCTCTTTCGGACCGGTGGCGATTTTCGAGCCCTTGAGCGCAGGGAACATCGGCGGCAGGCCCTGGCCTTCAGCCTGGTGACAGGCGACGCAGGTGGTGTGGTAGATCTTGTCGCCACGTT
Protein-coding sequences here:
- the cyoE gene encoding heme o synthase; the protein is MAILIGERPAQALWRDYLELTKPKVVVLMLITSLVGMFLATRAGVPWTVLVFGNLGIALCAGGAAAVNHVVDRRIDAVMARTHKRPLAEGRVSPTAALTFALVLALLGQALLLTFTNPLTAWLTLASLLGYAVIYTGFLKRATPQNIVIGGLAGAAPPLLGWTAATGHIGAEPLLLVLIIFAWTPPHFWALAIHRKEEYAKADIPMLPVTHGEHYTKVHILLYTFALLAVSLLPYVIHMSGLLYLICALGLGARFLQWAVVLYRGTRPHAAINTFKYSIWYLFLLFIALLVDHYLLLNL
- a CDS encoding COX15/CtaA family protein, producing MAKPGFRLALFATLLALIVVLLGAYTRLTHAGLGCPDWPGCYGFISVPKSQAQLAHAELHYPDSPVEAHKGWNEMIHRYFAGTLGMLISILAGRAWVNRRHPGQPLKLPLFLLAVVFAQAAFGMWTVTLKLWPQVVTGHLLGGFATLSLLFLLTFRLSGVLPALTVPKRLQYWATAGLLLVIGQIALGGWVSSNYAAVACIDFPTCHGQWLPPADFANGFHLTQHIGPNYLGGQLDSDARTAIHLTHRIGALLVTVVLLGLAWQLKVVGMTRLAGLVLIALAAQITLGISNVLFHLPLPVAVAHNAGGAALLLTMVLVNYHARTSLVRVKQPMIARWRLSPRKHSAAPITIKGETPWRF
- a CDS encoding SURF1 family protein; amino-acid sequence: MKRFRPGVVPTLVVGLLLPLLVSLGFWQLGRGAEKTALLASYAERRAAEPMASTELLHSADPAFRRVHLHGQFDAAHSLLLDNRQRNGKVGVELLQPFQDQRSGQWLLVNRGWLPWPDRRTAPQFNTPADAVNVDAWVYVAPGATFQLHADPVSSTWPQTVTAIEPAKLWKTLERDGFAYELRAEPGPASYQADWPVVAMGPEKHLGYAVQWFAMATALLGLYLYLGWHNAKEKHHGSGHESTQHV
- a CDS encoding twin transmembrane helix small protein yields the protein MLKAAIVLMLIATVLSLFSGLFFLVKDDSSSNRLVIALSVRVTLAAVTVGLIAWGFYSGQLVSHAPW
- a CDS encoding cytochrome c oxidase subunit 3 gives rise to the protein MATHEHYYVPAQSKWPIVATVGMFVTVYGLATWFNDLKAARPESHGPLIFFVGGLLLAYMLFGWFGAVIKESRAGLYSPQLDRSFRWGMSWFIFSEVMFFIAFFGALFYVRHVSGPALGGEGTKGIAHMLWPNFQFTWPLLHTPDPKLFPPPKEVISPWGLPLINTILLVSSSVTITIAHHALKKGHRGALKLWLAITVLLGCAFLGFQAEEYIHAYHELGLTLGSGIYGATFFMLTGFHGAHVTIGTIILFVMLMRIMKGHFDNEHQFGFEAASWYWHFVDVVWIGLFIFVYVL
- a CDS encoding cytochrome c oxidase assembly protein, whose amino-acid sequence is MADSISMKKLVTRLLGVVVAMFVFGFALVPIYDVMCKAFGINGKTAGQYEGEQTVDASRQVRVQFLSTNTADMPWDFYPKHDELTANPGAVNEMIFIARNPTDKPMSAQAVPSIAPSNAAAYFHKTECFCFTQQVLQPGQQIEMPVRFIVDRDMPKDVKHLTLSYTLFDITARHPPVAANTGG
- the ctaD gene encoding cytochrome c oxidase subunit I; protein product: MSAVIDDHGHADHDHAHGPAKGLMRWVLTTNHKDIGTLYLWFAFCMFLLGGSFAMVIRAELFQPGLQIVEPAFFNQMTTMHGLVMVFGAVMPAFVGLANWMIPLMIGAPDMALPRMNNFSFWLLPAAFLLLVSTLFTPGGGPNFGWTFYAPLSTTYAPESVTFFIFAIHLMGISSIMGAINVIATILNLRAPGMTLMKMPLFVWTWLITAFLLIAVMPVLAGCVTMMLMDIHFGTSFFSAAGGGDPVLFQHVFWFFGHPEVYIMILPAFGAVSQIIPTFSRKPLFGYTSMVYATASIAFLSFIVWAHHMFVVGIPLVGELFFMYATMLIAVPTGVKVFNWASTMWQGSMTFETPMLFAVAFVILFSIGGFSGLMLAIAPADFQYQDTYFVVAHFHYVLVPGAIFGIFASAYYWLPKWTGHMYDETLGKLHFWLSFVGMNLTFFPMHFVGLAGMPRRIPDYNLQFADFNMVSSIGAFMFGATQIFFLFIVIKTIRGGEPAPAKPWDGAEGLEWSVPSPAPYHTFTTPPEVK